One window from the genome of Geitlerinema sp. PCC 9228 encodes:
- a CDS encoding lamin tail domain-containing protein, with the protein MVNMEKEVLDGNGFTDDTAPSPSHEELPQLKIVSLFPNPTGDESKFESADMINLGKQDVDLSGWKLRDAANKNCFLDDLGTILSNEIVQIQRQNQDMALHNAGDTISLIAPNDKVVDTVRYNKTQSGRVFFFTSQF; encoded by the coding sequence ATGGTAAATATGGAAAAGGAAGTCCTGGATGGTAACGGTTTCACCGACGACACCGCACCATCTCCTTCTCATGAAGAACTTCCCCAATTAAAAATTGTTAGCTTATTTCCCAATCCTACTGGCGACGAAAGCAAATTTGAATCCGCCGATATGATAAATCTTGGTAAACAAGATGTGGATTTATCCGGTTGGAAACTTCGAGATGCTGCCAACAAAAATTGCTTTTTGGACGATTTGGGTACAATTTTATCAAATGAAATTGTTCAAATTCAACGTCAAAACCAAGATATGGCTTTGCATAACGCAGGCGATACCATTTCTTTAATTGCTCCCAACGATAAAGTGGTCGATACAGTGCGTTATAACAAAACGCAGTCCGGCCGCGTATTTTTCTTTACTTCTCAATTTTAA